One genomic region from Phragmites australis chromosome 1, lpPhrAust1.1, whole genome shotgun sequence encodes:
- the LOC133926369 gene encoding putative metallophosphoesterase At3g03305 isoform X2: MTSGDGKSKDLLTMKQNDVEWIEYKNTINDIIESSKLSRRIFYDLRGNHDSFGVPASGRDYDFYQKYSINAKLRRQGRVQSITLENSGRKHLFVGFDTTMEIGLRGPTNLFGHPTDEQLIELDQALSQWDTDFDKAPVTKIAFGHFPMSFSTLTESGKSIKDVFLKHSLAAHLCGHLHTSFGKNLKRYYHRTVEEPSLSEHYYQFNMHQSYAIQSNKENCSEEAAHIKEFWEWEMGDWRKSRSMRILAIDDGYVSYTDIEFRLGSKSIIILPTFPLDSRFMQRASASRDFKCHIMGASTFDTVRALVFSKHEIVSVSVKIYDSRPGTLELVFDSEMKRLDSNETRGHMYLVPWNWRAFEDPSPNRYWLQIEVMDITGDASVSQLRPFSVNGLAARVSWTWKEFFAMGIQWASIYHPALWCILSLIFSLLLVPQVSAVVFKDQFTYRYLCPNGSQQQTLLKNLVGGFIWLFVELARVILVWFLLLVYAIYLVVLPWLFGHPITEDGNLTYMTYKGWILKRPNSGSEVVHAGTPDVMVIVLPHLCFVFLPTIVILAAMAAERTAYREHYLSRSGKKKDDYYQKSRRQIKHEIFWNGRWIRKFLCLLCLVVLWKHWKHCRGLVKAYAMNPLLHSPVHFFFIPALIVFAIYKTSFI, encoded by the exons ATGACTTCCGGCG ATGGAAAAAGCAAAGATCTCTTAACAATGAAGCAGAACGATGTGGAATGGATAGAATACAAAAATACAATCAATGATATCATTGAAAGCAGCAAGCTTTCAAGAAGAATTTTCTATGATCTGAGAGGAAACCACGATAGCTTTGGTGTACCAGCATCTGGTAGGGACTATGACTTCTATCAGAAGTATAGCATCAATGCCAAGCTAAGACGGCAGGGGCGTGTCCAAAGCATTACTTTGGAG AATAGTGGTCGGAAGCATCTGTTTGTTGGCTTTGATACAACAATGGAGATTGGTCTCAGAGGCCCAACAAATCTATTTGGGCATCCAACTGACGAGCAGCTTATAGAACTGGATCAAGCATTATCACAGTGGGACACTGACTTCGACAAGGCTCCAGTGACAAAAATAGCATTTGGGCACTTCCCGATGTCTTTCTCAACATTAACAGAGTCAGGAAAAAGTATCAAGGATGTTTTTCTGAAGCACTCATTGGCAGCACACTTGTGTGGGCATCTTCATACAAGTTTTGGGAAGAATTTGAAACGCTACTATCATCGAACAGTTGAGGAACCGTCATTATCAGAACATTATTACCAATTTAACATGCACCAAAGTTATGCAATCCAGAGTAATAAGGAAAACTGTTCTGAAGAAGCAGCTCATATCAAAGAGTTCTGGGAGTGGGAGATGGGTGATTGGAGAAAGAGCAGAAGTATGAGGATATTAGCAATTGATGATGGTTATGTATCCTATACTGATATAGAATTCAGATTAGGCTCAAAGAGCATAATTATACTACCTACCTTTCCCCTTGATTCGAGATTCATGCAGAGAGCTTCTGCTTCTCGTGATTTCAAATGTCACATCATGGGGGCATCAACTTTTGATACAGTGAGGGCTCTTGTATTCTCTAAACATGAGATAGTATCTGTTTCAGTAAAGATATATGACTCAAGACCAGGGACTCTTGAACTAGTCTTTGACTCTGAAATGAAAAGGTTGGATTCCAATGAAACTAGAGGGCATATGTATTTAGTTCCATGGAACTGGAGGGCATTTGAAGATCCTTCTCCCAACCGATATTGGCTCCAAATTGAAGTGATGGATATAACAGGTGATGCAAGTGTCAGTCAGTTAAGGCCATTCTCTGTTAATGGCTTGGCTGCAAGAGTGAGCTGGACATGGAAGGAGTTTTTTGCGATGGGTATTCAGTGGGCTTCAATATATCATCCTGCACTGTGGTGCATTCTTTCCCTGATTTTTTCATTGCTTCTTGTACCACAAGTTTCAGCTGTGGTATTTAAAGATCAGTTCACATATAGGTATCTATGTCCAAACGGTAGTCAGCAGCAGACATTATTGAAGAATCTAGTTGGTGGTTTCATCTGGCTCTTTGTTGAACTGGCCAGGGTTATTCTTGTATGGTTTTTGCTCTTGGTGTATGCTATCTATTTAGTTGTCTTACCTTGGCTATTTGGTCACCCCATTACTGAGGATGGTAACCTGacatacatgacatacaaaggCTGGATTCTTAAGAGACCCAATAGCGGCAGCGAAGTAGTCCATGCTGGGACTCCAGATGTCATGGTCATTGTTCTACCTCACCTTTGTTTTGTGTTTTTACCCACAATTGTGATTTTAGCTGCCATGGCTGCTGAGAGAACAGCATATCGAGAGCATTATCTTTCTCGATCaggaaagaagaaagatgatTACTACCAAAAGAGCAGGAGACAGATAAAACATGAAATTTTTTGGAATGGTCGCTGGATTAGGAAATTTCTCTGTCTTCTTTGCCTGGTGGTTCTATGGAAACATTGGAAG CATTGCAGAGGTCTTGTGAAGGCTTATGCGATGAACCCTTTGCTACACTCGCCAGTACATTTCTTCTTCATTCCTGCACTCATAGTGTTTGCCATCTACAAGACATCGTTCATTTAG
- the LOC133926369 gene encoding putative metallophosphoesterase At3g03305 isoform X1: METRGKRLLPLLLALVAAAVAPSAAAGDERVVVEVSGAPDGVVWVVQLSDLHFSVHHPERAYDFRRYVGPTLAMVNPSLVLITGDLTDGKSKDLLTMKQNDVEWIEYKNTINDIIESSKLSRRIFYDLRGNHDSFGVPASGRDYDFYQKYSINAKLRRQGRVQSITLENSGRKHLFVGFDTTMEIGLRGPTNLFGHPTDEQLIELDQALSQWDTDFDKAPVTKIAFGHFPMSFSTLTESGKSIKDVFLKHSLAAHLCGHLHTSFGKNLKRYYHRTVEEPSLSEHYYQFNMHQSYAIQSNKENCSEEAAHIKEFWEWEMGDWRKSRSMRILAIDDGYVSYTDIEFRLGSKSIIILPTFPLDSRFMQRASASRDFKCHIMGASTFDTVRALVFSKHEIVSVSVKIYDSRPGTLELVFDSEMKRLDSNETRGHMYLVPWNWRAFEDPSPNRYWLQIEVMDITGDASVSQLRPFSVNGLAARVSWTWKEFFAMGIQWASIYHPALWCILSLIFSLLLVPQVSAVVFKDQFTYRYLCPNGSQQQTLLKNLVGGFIWLFVELARVILVWFLLLVYAIYLVVLPWLFGHPITEDGNLTYMTYKGWILKRPNSGSEVVHAGTPDVMVIVLPHLCFVFLPTIVILAAMAAERTAYREHYLSRSGKKKDDYYQKSRRQIKHEIFWNGRWIRKFLCLLCLVVLWKHWKHCRGLVKAYAMNPLLHSPVHFFFIPALIVFAIYKTSFI; the protein is encoded by the exons ATGGAGACGCGCGGCAAGCGgctcctcccccttctcctgGCCCTCGTCGCCGCGGCGGTCgccccgtccgccgccgccggtgacgagagggtggtggtggaggtgtcCGGCGCGCCGGACGGGGTGGTGTGGGTGGTCCAGCTCTCGGATCTCCATTTCAGCGTCCACCACCCGGAGCGCGCCTATGACTTCCGGCGGTATGTCGGTCCGACGCTCGCCATGGTCAATCCCTCCCTCGTCCTTATCACCGGAGACCTCACTG ATGGAAAAAGCAAAGATCTCTTAACAATGAAGCAGAACGATGTGGAATGGATAGAATACAAAAATACAATCAATGATATCATTGAAAGCAGCAAGCTTTCAAGAAGAATTTTCTATGATCTGAGAGGAAACCACGATAGCTTTGGTGTACCAGCATCTGGTAGGGACTATGACTTCTATCAGAAGTATAGCATCAATGCCAAGCTAAGACGGCAGGGGCGTGTCCAAAGCATTACTTTGGAG AATAGTGGTCGGAAGCATCTGTTTGTTGGCTTTGATACAACAATGGAGATTGGTCTCAGAGGCCCAACAAATCTATTTGGGCATCCAACTGACGAGCAGCTTATAGAACTGGATCAAGCATTATCACAGTGGGACACTGACTTCGACAAGGCTCCAGTGACAAAAATAGCATTTGGGCACTTCCCGATGTCTTTCTCAACATTAACAGAGTCAGGAAAAAGTATCAAGGATGTTTTTCTGAAGCACTCATTGGCAGCACACTTGTGTGGGCATCTTCATACAAGTTTTGGGAAGAATTTGAAACGCTACTATCATCGAACAGTTGAGGAACCGTCATTATCAGAACATTATTACCAATTTAACATGCACCAAAGTTATGCAATCCAGAGTAATAAGGAAAACTGTTCTGAAGAAGCAGCTCATATCAAAGAGTTCTGGGAGTGGGAGATGGGTGATTGGAGAAAGAGCAGAAGTATGAGGATATTAGCAATTGATGATGGTTATGTATCCTATACTGATATAGAATTCAGATTAGGCTCAAAGAGCATAATTATACTACCTACCTTTCCCCTTGATTCGAGATTCATGCAGAGAGCTTCTGCTTCTCGTGATTTCAAATGTCACATCATGGGGGCATCAACTTTTGATACAGTGAGGGCTCTTGTATTCTCTAAACATGAGATAGTATCTGTTTCAGTAAAGATATATGACTCAAGACCAGGGACTCTTGAACTAGTCTTTGACTCTGAAATGAAAAGGTTGGATTCCAATGAAACTAGAGGGCATATGTATTTAGTTCCATGGAACTGGAGGGCATTTGAAGATCCTTCTCCCAACCGATATTGGCTCCAAATTGAAGTGATGGATATAACAGGTGATGCAAGTGTCAGTCAGTTAAGGCCATTCTCTGTTAATGGCTTGGCTGCAAGAGTGAGCTGGACATGGAAGGAGTTTTTTGCGATGGGTATTCAGTGGGCTTCAATATATCATCCTGCACTGTGGTGCATTCTTTCCCTGATTTTTTCATTGCTTCTTGTACCACAAGTTTCAGCTGTGGTATTTAAAGATCAGTTCACATATAGGTATCTATGTCCAAACGGTAGTCAGCAGCAGACATTATTGAAGAATCTAGTTGGTGGTTTCATCTGGCTCTTTGTTGAACTGGCCAGGGTTATTCTTGTATGGTTTTTGCTCTTGGTGTATGCTATCTATTTAGTTGTCTTACCTTGGCTATTTGGTCACCCCATTACTGAGGATGGTAACCTGacatacatgacatacaaaggCTGGATTCTTAAGAGACCCAATAGCGGCAGCGAAGTAGTCCATGCTGGGACTCCAGATGTCATGGTCATTGTTCTACCTCACCTTTGTTTTGTGTTTTTACCCACAATTGTGATTTTAGCTGCCATGGCTGCTGAGAGAACAGCATATCGAGAGCATTATCTTTCTCGATCaggaaagaagaaagatgatTACTACCAAAAGAGCAGGAGACAGATAAAACATGAAATTTTTTGGAATGGTCGCTGGATTAGGAAATTTCTCTGTCTTCTTTGCCTGGTGGTTCTATGGAAACATTGGAAG CATTGCAGAGGTCTTGTGAAGGCTTATGCGATGAACCCTTTGCTACACTCGCCAGTACATTTCTTCTTCATTCCTGCACTCATAGTGTTTGCCATCTACAAGACATCGTTCATTTAG